A genomic stretch from Pomacea canaliculata isolate SZHN2017 linkage group LG2, ASM307304v1, whole genome shotgun sequence includes:
- the LOC112556065 gene encoding spore coat protein SP96-like, translating to MDDEGEKRKDVKREALSPRDHELPPEGASRKVEVKEADSASAEEEMSTELRVMSTASSLPGTTCAASKASSSLTSTSVSSASAGSILHVQVPGANGEAGSTTSPQLSTKSVASSSTDSGLCSPDSLHSSGSPETSVNAAGAANSASFVPAGGNSPKDASLGTFQQPRKRGNSASTLVHNRGISPSPGATVQHIFHGQGHGRRVAPLPPAVVSPFETPSSSLQTQCGISYGDTTAHDTHHECSAHSLADTFQADSVHVDDIRVGTTRVQPATTSAAASAACIFTPESLLSSATTAATAATVTPSS from the coding sequence ATGGACGACGAAGGAGAGAAGCGCAAAGATGTCAAGAGAGAGGCGCTGTCACCGCGTGATCACGAGCTGCCACCAGAGGGCGCTAGTCGCAAAGTGGAGGTCAAGGAGGCAGATTCAGCTTCCGCCGAAGAGGAGATGTCAACGGAGTTACGGGTGATGTCCACGGCGTCGTCCTTGCCCGGGACGACGTGTGCTGCTTCGAAGGCATCCTCGTCCTTGACATCCACGTCAGTGTCGTCGGCGTCGGCAGGCAGCATTCTGCACGTGCAAGTGCCAGGAGCCAATGGCGAGGCTGGCAGCACGACTAGTCCGCAGCTTTCCACCAAAAGTGTCGCCAGTTCCTCCACTGACTCTGGCCTTTGTTCTCCCGACAGTCTGCACAGCTCCGGAAGTCCTGAGACTTCCGTCAACGCTGCAGGTGCTGCCAACAGCGCTTCTTTCGTGCCGGCGGGAGGCAACTCGCCTAAGGATGCTTCTCTGGGCACTTTCCAGCAGCCTAGGAAAAGAGGGAACTCGGCTTCCACTCTCGTCCACAACAGAGGGATTTCCCCGAGTCCTGGAGCAACGGTTCAGCACATCTTTCACGGTCAAGGTCACGGTAGAAGAGTTGCGCCCCTTCCTCCAGCGGTTGTCTCCCCTTTCGAGACCCCATCTTCGTCGCTGCAGACGCAATGCGGCATTAGTTATGGGGACACAACTGCTCACGATACACACCACGAATGCAGTGCCCACAGCCTGGCGGACACGTTCCAGGCGGACTCCGTGCATGTCGATGACATCAGGGTCGGCACAACACGAGTACAGCcagcaacaacatcagcagcagcatcagcagcatgtATATTCACACCAGAATCCTTACTATcttcagcaacaacagcagcaacagcagcaaccgTCACACCATCATCATAA